The Chryseobacterium sp. JV274 sequence AAGAATTTCGTCAGGAGTCATCTTCAAGGCTTTTTCAGCTGCTGTATAACCTCCCTGTTTACGGTACGTTTCAAAGTAGCGAATACCTTCTATATGTGCGTCTTTAAGTAAAAGTTTTTTACTCATTGTTTATTATGCTTTTAGCTATTGGTTTGTGGCCGTTAGCTTTTTATAATTATTTTAAAAATTAACTGATTTTAAATCCGGGATTCAAAATCTTTATTAGTCTAAAGCAAGTTGTCCCTGTCTGCAAAGTTCAAGGATTTCGTCTACTTTCTCTATTGTTAAATTTTCATGAAAGAATTTTCCTAACTGCAGCATTGGTGCATATCCGCATGCTCCAAGACATTCAGCAGGCTTTAATGTAAACATACCGTCTTCAGTAGTTTCTCCATCCTTAATATTCAGTTTTGTTCTGATATGGTCAAGGATTTTTTCACTTCCACAAACCATACAAGGCCCTGTTCTGCAAACTTCCAAAACATATTTACCTACCGGCTTCATATTAAACATGGTATAGAAAGTAGCCACCTCATATACTTCAATCGGCTGGATACTTAATAGTTCGGCAACATAATCCATCACAGGAACATCTAACCATCCTCCGAATTCTTTCTGTGCTAAGTGAAGTACAGGAAGAAGAGCTGATTTTTGTCTTCCTTCAGGATATCTTGCGATAATTTTATGTACCTGTGCTAAACTTTCCGGTTTAAAAGCTATTGTTTCGCTCATTTTTGAAATTTTAGATTTTAGATTTTAAATTCTAAATGAATAACGGTCTAAAATCAATTTATAATTTATAATTCAAAATTTATAATTCCAGTTATGCGTCTAATTCTCCCGCAATAATATTCATACTACACATCGTTACAATGGCATCTGAAATTACAGAACCTGTAATCATTTCAGGATATGCCTGATAGTAGATGAAACATGGTCTTCTGAAGTGAAGTCTGTAAGGGCTTCTTCCTCCATCACTTACAAGATAAAATCCTAATTCTCCGTTTCCACCTTCTACAGCGTGGTAAACTTCTCCTTTCGGTACATCAGTTTCTCCCATTACAATTTTAAAATGGTAGATCAATGCTTCCATTTTCTGATATACATCTGCCTTTTCAGGAAGATAGAAGTCAGGAACATCCGCGTGGAATGGTCCTTCCGGAAGATTTTCGTATGCTTGTTTGATGATTTTTAATGATTCCCAGATTTCCTGTTGACGAACCATGAAACGGTCGTAAGTATCTCCTGAAGTTCCTACAGGAATAATGAAGTCGAAATCTTCATAGGAAGAATAAGGCTGTGCAACTCTTACATCATAATCTACTCCTGCTGCACGTAAATTTGGACCTGTGAAACCATAGCTTAATGCTCTTTCGGCAGAAATAGCTCCTGTACCGATGGTTCTGTCCATAAAAATTCTGTTTCTTTCTAATAAAGTACCGAATTCTTTGAATCTTGCCGGGAAAGTCTTTAAGAAATCCTGTAATAACTCATGAAACTTAGGCGTGAAATCTCTTTCAAAACCTCCGATTCTTCCCATATTGGTTGTCATCCTTGCTCCACAGATCTGCTCGTACATATCATAAATACGCTCTCTTTCGATGAACATGTAAGTAAGCCCTGTAATCGCTCCTGAGTCCATTCCGGTTACTCCGTTACAGATCAGGTGGTCACCGATTCTTGCTAATTCCATTAAGATAACACGCATATAGTCTACACGTTTTGGAACTTCAACGCCAATCAGTTTCTCTACTGTCATGTGCCAACCTAAGTTGTTGATGGGTGCAGAACAGTAATTCATACGGTCAGTAAGGGTAGTGATCTGAGAGTAGTTTCTTCTTTCAGAAATTTTCTCAAATGCTCTGTGGATGTATCCTACCGTTTGCTCAGCGTGAAGAATTCTCTCCCCGTCCATCGTTAAGATATTCTGGAAAATCCCGTGAGTAGCAGGGTGGGTAGGTCCTAAATTGAGGGTATACAATTGTCCGTCAATCTGTTCCTTACTTTCGTACTGGTTTAGTATATTAGATAATGAGTTATCTTTCATAATATATAATTGATAATTGATAAAGGATAATTGATAATGAATCAACCATCAGTAATCATTTATATTTTTTATCTTCCGAACATATTATCGTCCTTATCGGTTCTCGTACCGTCTTCAAGGCGATATTCTTTCAACATTGGGTGGTATCCAAGATCTTCCATATTCA is a genomic window containing:
- the nuoE gene encoding complex I 24 kDa subunit family protein; amino-acid sequence: MSETIAFKPESLAQVHKIIARYPEGRQKSALLPVLHLAQKEFGGWLDVPVMDYVAELLSIQPIEVYEVATFYTMFNMKPVGKYVLEVCRTGPCMVCGSEKILDHIRTKLNIKDGETTEDGMFTLKPAECLGACGYAPMLQLGKFFHENLTIEKVDEILELCRQGQLALD
- the nuoD gene encoding NADH dehydrogenase (quinone) subunit D, with protein sequence MKDNSLSNILNQYESKEQIDGQLYTLNLGPTHPATHGIFQNILTMDGERILHAEQTVGYIHRAFEKISERRNYSQITTLTDRMNYCSAPINNLGWHMTVEKLIGVEVPKRVDYMRVILMELARIGDHLICNGVTGMDSGAITGLTYMFIERERIYDMYEQICGARMTTNMGRIGGFERDFTPKFHELLQDFLKTFPARFKEFGTLLERNRIFMDRTIGTGAISAERALSYGFTGPNLRAAGVDYDVRVAQPYSSYEDFDFIIPVGTSGDTYDRFMVRQQEIWESLKIIKQAYENLPEGPFHADVPDFYLPEKADVYQKMEALIYHFKIVMGETDVPKGEVYHAVEGGNGELGFYLVSDGGRSPYRLHFRRPCFIYYQAYPEMITGSVISDAIVTMCSMNIIAGELDA